A single genomic interval of Nocardioides nitrophenolicus harbors:
- a CDS encoding helix-turn-helix transcriptional regulator, with protein sequence MTGTSARMLALLSLLQTRREWPGRVLAERLEVSARTLRRDVDRLRELGYQVTAVMGPDGGYRLDAGSELPPLLFDDDQAVALAVALRATPVSGADLTEAAERALATMRQVLPSRLRHRVDRTDFHSVPAPDPVDPAVLDAVTDAVRRREVLRFDHAGHPRRAEPHHVVARRGRWYLVAWDLDRADWRVFRLDRVRPRTPNGPRFAPRELPAPDVGTFVAARFKGSTGPDAWPCTGEAVLACPATEVAPYLLDGAVEDLGPDRCRVRAGAWSWVGLAALLTRFDADLVDVRPVELRDAFGVLAERFARVVRPSRPGGP encoded by the coding sequence ATGACCGGAACCTCGGCGCGGATGCTCGCCCTGCTCTCGCTGCTGCAGACCCGCCGGGAGTGGCCGGGCCGGGTGCTGGCCGAGCGGCTGGAGGTGAGCGCGCGGACGCTGCGTCGCGACGTCGACCGGCTCCGCGAGCTCGGCTACCAGGTGACCGCGGTGATGGGGCCGGACGGTGGCTACCGGCTGGACGCGGGCTCCGAGCTGCCCCCGCTCCTCTTCGACGACGACCAGGCGGTCGCGCTCGCGGTGGCGCTCCGAGCGACCCCGGTCTCGGGGGCGGACCTGACCGAGGCGGCCGAGCGGGCACTGGCGACGATGCGGCAGGTCCTGCCGTCGCGGCTGCGGCACCGCGTCGACCGCACCGACTTCCATTCGGTGCCTGCGCCGGACCCGGTCGACCCCGCGGTCCTCGATGCCGTCACCGACGCCGTACGACGCCGCGAGGTGCTCCGCTTCGACCACGCCGGCCACCCGCGGCGGGCCGAGCCGCACCACGTGGTCGCCCGCCGGGGGCGCTGGTATCTCGTCGCCTGGGATCTCGACCGCGCGGACTGGCGGGTGTTCCGGCTGGACCGGGTCCGGCCCCGGACGCCGAACGGTCCGCGGTTCGCGCCGCGCGAGCTGCCCGCGCCCGACGTGGGGACCTTCGTGGCGGCGCGGTTCAAGGGCTCCACCGGACCGGACGCCTGGCCGTGCACCGGCGAGGCGGTGCTGGCGTGCCCGGCGACCGAGGTCGCGCCGTACCTGCTCGACGGCGCCGTGGAGGACCTGGGTCCGGACCGCTGCCGCGTGCGCGCCGGCGCCTGGTCGTGGGTCGGTCTCGCGGCGCTCCTCACCCGCTTCGACGCCGACCTCGTCGACGTCCGGCCGGTCGAGCTCAGGGACGCGTTCGGCGTCCTGGCGGAGCGGTTCGCGCGGGTGGTCAGACCTTCGCGACCCGGAGGACCTTGA
- a CDS encoding AsnC family transcriptional regulator: MTSPDDEIDQLAILPEIDLALIDALQVHPRAPWTTIASVLDIDAVTAARRWRRLYDERLAWWVVRPSAARLSPYLDATLALLRCPASAAERAAVPEWAHTVDLLSGSADLGVVVLGSGLAEVHRRVDELAALTGGEVVERRVVAAVHAEDSGWRLGICSAAQRRALLPRADRPVPTPPRSEVVDELLAALGDDARLSGQELAARVGGSEPTVRRALDRALRSGALQLGCDLATPAAGLGRGVLLEVEVDDPDRSGRALAAAGAVHRCVQTVGAGNLTLGVRLASLAHLPRTEAELAALAPGWRVRSRQTVLRPVKRQGLLLDASGRRAAPRRGGRRGSRAG; this comes from the coding sequence GTGACGTCCCCCGATGACGAGATCGATCAGCTCGCGATCCTGCCCGAGATCGACCTCGCGCTGATCGACGCACTCCAGGTCCATCCCCGGGCGCCGTGGACGACCATCGCGTCGGTGCTCGACATCGACGCGGTGACCGCGGCCCGCCGCTGGCGGCGGCTGTACGACGAGCGGCTGGCCTGGTGGGTGGTCCGCCCGTCCGCGGCCCGGCTCTCCCCCTACCTCGACGCGACCCTGGCGCTGCTGCGCTGCCCGGCGAGTGCGGCCGAGCGGGCCGCGGTCCCGGAGTGGGCGCACACCGTCGACCTGCTGTCCGGCAGCGCGGACCTGGGCGTCGTGGTGCTCGGATCCGGCCTGGCCGAGGTGCACCGGCGCGTCGACGAGCTGGCGGCACTGACCGGCGGCGAGGTGGTCGAGCGCCGGGTGGTGGCGGCCGTCCACGCCGAGGACTCCGGCTGGCGGCTGGGGATCTGCTCGGCCGCCCAGCGCCGCGCGCTGCTCCCCCGCGCCGACCGGCCGGTGCCGACGCCGCCGCGATCGGAGGTGGTCGACGAGCTGCTGGCCGCGCTCGGCGACGATGCCCGGCTCAGCGGCCAGGAGCTCGCGGCCCGGGTCGGCGGCTCGGAGCCGACCGTGCGCCGGGCCCTGGACCGGGCGCTGCGCTCCGGGGCGCTGCAGCTCGGCTGCGACCTCGCGACGCCGGCCGCGGGTCTGGGCCGCGGGGTGCTGCTGGAGGTCGAGGTCGACGACCCGGACCGGTCCGGCCGAGCCCTCGCGGCGGCGGGAGCGGTGCACCGCTGCGTGCAGACCGTCGGCGCCGGCAACCTCACCCTCGGCGTCCGGCTGGCCTCGCTCGCCCACCTGCCGCGGACCGAGGCCGAGCTGGCCGCCCTCGCCCCGGGCTGGCGGGTGCGCAGCCGGCAGACCGTGCTGCGCCCGGTCAAGCGCCAGGGGCTGCTGCTGGATGCGTCGGGGCGGCGCGCAGCACCTCGTCGAGGCGGTAGGCGCGGATCGCGAGCAGGCTGA
- a CDS encoding MFS transporter → MVDELPARIRRGYALGGVATGVYGTVPSLLLMPYLTEELGVGALLAGLVVFAPKAWDFVCNPLAGRLSDRVRRHDRRRPFLLVAGPLMGVGLAFVFTGPSTPFLLALAWVLVANLAAATAYAFFQVPYLAMSAEVTADYGVRTQMMAWRVGVVTSAIAVSGVVAPWLATTAGGYRAMGAVAGLVVVAGSLAVWWCTRGAPVVRAEPAGGGLRDQLRVVLGDAHARPLVVALVLQAAGTSMLLAAVAYAARVLLGDPATGSYLFAAFVLPGVLSAPLWAWLGRRHGKKGGYLIATSVLGGGLVALVGAGTGSLGWCLVWSAVTGAGYAGIQVFPLAMLPDVAAHDARLSGRNRIGLFSGVWAGCELLGFALGPGLLGVVLALGGYRGGLDAYDAPARLAVLAGTSVVPAALVLLSLLAIRAYRLDEVLRAAPTHPAAAPGA, encoded by the coding sequence ATGGTCGACGAGCTGCCCGCGCGCATCCGCCGCGGCTACGCGCTGGGCGGGGTCGCCACCGGCGTCTACGGCACGGTGCCCTCCCTGCTGCTGATGCCGTACCTCACCGAGGAGCTGGGGGTCGGCGCGCTGCTCGCGGGCCTGGTCGTGTTCGCGCCCAAGGCGTGGGACTTCGTGTGCAACCCGCTGGCCGGCCGCCTCAGCGACCGGGTACGACGCCACGACCGGCGCCGTCCGTTCCTGCTGGTCGCCGGCCCGCTCATGGGGGTGGGACTGGCCTTCGTGTTCACCGGCCCGAGCACGCCCTTCCTGCTCGCCCTGGCCTGGGTGCTGGTCGCGAACCTGGCCGCCGCGACGGCGTACGCGTTCTTCCAGGTGCCCTATCTCGCGATGTCGGCGGAGGTGACGGCCGACTACGGCGTGCGCACCCAGATGATGGCGTGGCGGGTCGGGGTGGTGACCTCGGCGATCGCGGTGTCGGGCGTGGTGGCGCCCTGGCTGGCGACCACGGCCGGCGGCTACCGCGCGATGGGCGCGGTGGCCGGGCTGGTGGTGGTCGCGGGCTCGCTCGCGGTGTGGTGGTGCACCCGCGGCGCGCCGGTGGTCCGCGCGGAGCCGGCCGGAGGTGGCCTGCGCGACCAGCTGCGGGTCGTCCTCGGCGACGCCCACGCCCGGCCGCTCGTCGTCGCGCTGGTGCTCCAGGCCGCGGGCACGAGCATGCTGCTCGCGGCGGTCGCGTACGCCGCCCGGGTGCTGCTCGGCGACCCGGCGACCGGGAGCTATCTGTTCGCCGCCTTCGTCCTGCCCGGCGTGCTGTCCGCGCCGCTGTGGGCCTGGCTCGGCCGCCGTCACGGCAAGAAGGGCGGCTACCTGATCGCGACCTCCGTCCTCGGCGGCGGCCTGGTCGCGTTGGTCGGCGCCGGGACCGGGAGCCTGGGCTGGTGCCTGGTCTGGTCGGCCGTCACCGGGGCCGGGTACGCCGGCATCCAGGTGTTCCCGCTGGCGATGCTCCCCGACGTGGCCGCCCACGACGCGCGCCTGTCCGGACGCAACCGGATCGGCCTGTTCTCCGGCGTGTGGGCGGGCTGCGAGCTGCTCGGCTTCGCCCTCGGGCCCGGCCTGCTCGGCGTGGTGCTGGCGCTCGGCGGCTATCGCGGCGGCCTCGACGCGTACGACGCACCTGCACGGCTCGCCGTGCTCGCCGGCACCTCCGTGGTGCCTGCCGCGCTGGTGCTGCTCAGCCTGCTCGCGATCCGCGCCTACCGCCTCGACGAGGTGCTGCGCGCCGCCCCGACGCATCCAGCAGCAGCCCCTGGCGCTTGA
- a CDS encoding VOC family protein, translating into MNFRGQARAALEHYRSVFGGDLVVITHAEMGGTDPATADQVAWGQVASPAGFRVMAYDAYPHLAWDRGEDPFFVSVRGTDVEELRGYWASLAEGAVVRAPLAPAAWAPLYGMLTDRFGVTWVLDLAASAG; encoded by the coding sequence CTGAACTTCCGCGGCCAGGCCCGCGCCGCGCTCGAGCACTACCGCTCGGTCTTCGGCGGCGATCTGGTCGTCATCACCCACGCCGAGATGGGCGGCACCGACCCGGCCACCGCCGACCAGGTCGCCTGGGGCCAGGTCGCCTCCCCGGCCGGCTTCCGGGTGATGGCCTACGACGCCTACCCGCACCTGGCCTGGGACCGGGGCGAGGATCCCTTCTTCGTCTCCGTCCGCGGCACCGACGTGGAGGAGCTGCGCGGCTACTGGGCGAGCCTGGCCGAGGGCGCCGTCGTCCGGGCGCCCCTGGCGCCGGCCGCGTGGGCGCCGCTCTACGGCATGCTGACCGACCGGTTCGGGGTGACCTGGGTGCTGGACCTCGCGGCCTCCGCGGGGTGA
- a CDS encoding dihydrofolate reductase family protein: MRPLRYAINVTLDGCCHHEAGIPPDEESMQYWTDEIARADDLLFGRVTYEMMEAAWRRPDSGGWPDWMSGWEIPFAEAIDRAPKHVVSKTLGSVDWNADLIDGDLARAVRRLKDEPGEGSVFVGGVTLPRGLADLGLIDEYVFLVQPVVAGHGPTLLAGLRERIRLELVDRHEFRSGAVALEYRSVAAGD; the protein is encoded by the coding sequence ATGAGACCGCTCCGGTACGCCATCAATGTCACCCTCGACGGCTGCTGCCACCACGAGGCCGGGATCCCGCCCGACGAGGAGTCGATGCAGTACTGGACCGACGAGATCGCACGTGCCGACGACCTGCTCTTCGGCCGGGTGACCTACGAGATGATGGAGGCAGCGTGGCGCCGGCCCGACTCGGGCGGCTGGCCCGACTGGATGAGCGGGTGGGAGATCCCGTTCGCCGAGGCCATCGACCGCGCCCCGAAGCACGTCGTGTCGAAGACGCTGGGCAGCGTCGACTGGAACGCCGACCTGATCGACGGCGACCTGGCGCGGGCGGTCCGGCGGCTGAAGGACGAACCGGGCGAGGGCAGCGTCTTCGTCGGCGGCGTGACCCTCCCCCGGGGGCTGGCGGACCTCGGCCTGATCGACGAGTACGTGTTCCTCGTCCAGCCGGTCGTCGCGGGACACGGGCCGACCCTGCTCGCCGGGCTGCGCGAGCGGATCCGGCTCGAGCTCGTCGATCGTCATGAGTTCCGGTCGGGAGCGGTCGCCCTGGAGTACCGATCCGTGGCTGCCGGCGACTGA
- a CDS encoding lipase family protein, producing the protein MSAIVVREPARGRAALAAAEESWRVSYDSGGEVLTGLVHLPAGAPPSGGWPVATYGHMTTGGGDRSAPSTAVDGHPELRRMTQGDAFVSHLLRAGIAVLRPDYPGLGSPGPHPYLIGPALATSVLDLLVAARSTFPLADRWVSTGHSEGAVAALHAAALGAPPGVELAGCAVFAPVTRMDQTIGLSLRWPRTPPGFGVVPALIALMVSGAATADPDLARLVAGDGLSHRARELWPRLGELTLTELARRTSWGGLAPAAILGPDGPLVRARLLSSLRAHDVARLDLPRGLPVRIDAAAVDEVAPWWLTRSLVRRYRAVGVPVETRWWPTGHSGVLAAGRAPAPAAGWVARLLTR; encoded by the coding sequence GTGAGCGCGATCGTGGTCCGCGAGCCGGCGCGGGGCCGGGCGGCGCTTGCCGCCGCGGAGGAGTCGTGGCGGGTGTCCTACGACTCGGGCGGGGAGGTGCTCACCGGGCTGGTCCACCTGCCCGCCGGCGCGCCGCCCTCCGGCGGCTGGCCGGTCGCCACCTACGGCCACATGACGACCGGCGGCGGTGACCGCTCCGCGCCGAGCACCGCCGTCGACGGGCACCCGGAGCTGCGCCGGATGACCCAGGGCGACGCCTTCGTCTCGCACCTGCTGCGCGCCGGCATCGCCGTGCTGCGCCCCGACTACCCGGGGCTCGGCAGCCCCGGCCCGCATCCCTACCTGATCGGTCCGGCGCTGGCCACCTCGGTACTCGACCTGCTCGTCGCCGCGCGCTCGACCTTCCCGCTCGCCGACCGCTGGGTCTCGACCGGCCACTCCGAGGGCGCGGTCGCCGCCCTCCACGCCGCCGCGCTGGGCGCGCCGCCGGGTGTGGAGCTGGCGGGCTGTGCGGTGTTCGCCCCCGTCACCCGGATGGACCAGACCATCGGCCTCTCGCTGCGGTGGCCGCGCACGCCACCGGGCTTCGGCGTCGTCCCGGCGCTGATCGCGCTGATGGTCAGCGGCGCCGCCACGGCCGACCCCGACCTCGCCCGGCTCGTGGCCGGCGACGGGCTGAGCCATCGCGCTCGCGAGCTCTGGCCCCGGCTCGGCGAGCTCACGCTCACCGAGCTCGCCCGTCGTACGTCGTGGGGCGGGCTGGCGCCGGCGGCGATCCTCGGTCCCGACGGCCCGCTCGTCCGCGCGCGCCTGCTGTCCTCGCTCCGTGCCCACGACGTCGCCCGGCTCGACCTGCCCCGGGGACTGCCGGTGCGGATCGACGCCGCCGCCGTCGACGAGGTCGCGCCCTGGTGGCTCACCCGCTCGCTGGTCCGCCGCTACCGCGCTGTCGGCGTACCGGTCGAGACGCGGTGGTGGCCCACGGGCCACTCCGGCGTGCTGGCCGCGGGACGCGCGCCGGCGCCGGCCGCCGGGTGGGTGGCCCGGTTGCTGACCCGTTGA
- a CDS encoding M28 family peptidase — MSWPTADVAATHELLATVDDLVAMAPRATGTPGGAKAADYVADRLRGAGLDEVWVEETDSFAWEPRLTTLHVDGVELPCAPIRHCALPGHEHVGVLGTGPDGVAAELVDIGAGRVGEHDVAGRIVLFDLTFDLPQWALLPLSEYVHDPERRLLNREALGSRNPYLTSLTRTVREAAAAGAVGVVGVLRDYPESLGYHNEYYRRTLLTLPGAWLTRRAGEALRARLRPGSRACLRLVAERRRVSARTVIGVLHGESRETVMVQSHHDSIGPGAVEDATGTAEVIALAEHAVARFQAGRPWRKTLMFVSFDSHFTGYQAHRAFARRYTIDPDSPYRLALNLTVEHVGLRARRTADGSFETLDHSEPRAFFENVSLPMKRAVARAIRRHGLGATSMLNASLLEFTLDGIPTDASFTLTAGVPTISLVSGPLYLYDDADTVDKVDVDQLVPVANAFAELMAAADARPAERLGLIPRRVRRLLPRGRW, encoded by the coding sequence ATGAGCTGGCCCACCGCCGATGTCGCCGCCACGCACGAGCTGCTGGCCACCGTCGACGACCTGGTGGCGATGGCGCCCCGCGCCACCGGCACGCCCGGCGGCGCGAAGGCCGCGGACTACGTCGCCGACCGCCTCCGCGGCGCGGGGCTCGACGAGGTGTGGGTCGAGGAGACCGACTCCTTCGCCTGGGAGCCGCGGCTGACGACGCTCCACGTCGACGGGGTCGAGCTCCCGTGCGCCCCGATCCGGCACTGCGCGCTGCCCGGCCACGAGCACGTCGGCGTGCTCGGCACCGGCCCCGACGGCGTCGCGGCGGAGCTGGTCGACATCGGTGCCGGGCGGGTCGGCGAGCACGACGTCGCGGGCCGGATCGTGCTCTTCGACCTGACCTTCGACCTGCCGCAGTGGGCGCTGCTGCCGCTGAGCGAGTACGTGCACGACCCGGAGCGGCGGCTGCTCAACCGCGAGGCGCTCGGCTCGCGCAACCCGTATCTCACCTCGCTCACCCGCACCGTGCGGGAGGCGGCGGCCGCGGGCGCGGTGGGGGTGGTCGGCGTGCTGCGCGACTACCCGGAGTCGCTGGGCTACCACAACGAGTACTACCGGCGGACCCTCCTCACCCTGCCGGGTGCATGGCTCACCCGCCGGGCCGGCGAGGCGCTCCGGGCGCGGCTGCGTCCCGGGTCGCGGGCCTGCCTGCGGCTGGTCGCCGAGCGCCGCCGGGTGAGCGCGCGGACGGTCATCGGGGTGCTCCACGGCGAGAGCCGGGAGACCGTGATGGTCCAGTCCCACCACGACTCGATCGGTCCCGGAGCCGTCGAGGACGCCACCGGCACGGCCGAGGTGATCGCCCTCGCCGAGCACGCCGTCGCCCGCTTCCAGGCCGGCCGGCCGTGGCGCAAGACGCTGATGTTCGTGTCCTTCGACAGCCACTTCACCGGCTACCAGGCGCACCGGGCGTTCGCGCGCCGCTACACGATCGACCCGGACTCGCCGTACCGGCTGGCGCTCAACCTGACCGTCGAGCACGTCGGGCTGCGGGCTCGGCGTACCGCCGACGGGTCGTTCGAGACCCTGGACCACAGCGAGCCGCGGGCCTTCTTCGAGAACGTCTCGCTCCCGATGAAGCGCGCGGTGGCGCGCGCCATCCGGCGCCACGGCCTGGGCGCGACCTCGATGCTCAACGCCAGCCTGCTGGAGTTCACCCTCGACGGCATCCCGACCGACGCGTCCTTCACCCTGACCGCCGGGGTGCCGACGATCAGCCTGGTCTCCGGCCCGCTCTACCTGTACGACGACGCCGACACCGTCGACAAGGTCGACGTCGACCAGCTGGTGCCCGTCGCCAACGCCTTCGCCGAGCTGATGGCGGCCGCCGACGCCCGCCCCGCCGAACGGCTCGGGCTGATCCCGCGCCGGGTGCGCCGGCTGCTGCCTCGGGGCCGCTGGTGA